A genomic window from Sulfurovum riftiae includes:
- a CDS encoding DUF1566 domain-containing protein encodes MRTALLIMMTGTLLFASSSKVDEKTGFVWQDNKDVAKVEKTYAEAKKYCEEFDVDGFSDWRLPTLAEAYTIIDMRRERPALKNGFVMRVDEWFWTATPFAGAPKKEAWRLSLRYGEAEPSRQDRTQHVRCVRDLSNR; translated from the coding sequence ATGAGAACGGCATTGTTGATAATGATGACGGGAACGCTGCTCTTCGCATCATCATCCAAGGTGGATGAGAAAACCGGGTTCGTGTGGCAGGACAATAAGGATGTCGCCAAAGTAGAAAAAACGTATGCGGAAGCAAAGAAGTATTGTGAAGAGTTTGACGTTGACGGGTTCAGTGACTGGCGTCTTCCGACACTGGCGGAAGCTTATACGATCATTGATATGAGGCGGGAACGTCCGGCGCTCAAGAACGGTTTTGTCATGCGTGTTGATGAGTGGTTCTGGACCGCGACACCCTTTGCCGGGGCTCCGAAGAAAGAGGCCTGGAGGCTCTCTCTGCGTTACGGTGAAGCAGAACCGTCCAGGCAGGACCGTACCCAGCATGTACGATGTGTCAGAGACCTAAGCAACCGGTAA
- a CDS encoding DUF1566 domain-containing protein: MQKYKILLAAAVLAGMGSTVYAKGIPNVVLDKRNSIYWEDDPASGQNGEDWDDAVAYCDKLVLGGMEAWRLPTFKELFSIVDYSRVNPAINPVFSFVKEETYWTSTDFAPNVSRAWTIDFRTGKSFYSYKSTNHAVRCVKDIPAKVEKENK, from the coding sequence ATGCAGAAATATAAAATACTTTTGGCCGCGGCAGTGCTGGCCGGAATGGGCAGTACGGTTTACGCGAAGGGCATACCCAATGTCGTTCTGGACAAGAGGAATAGTATCTATTGGGAGGATGATCCGGCTTCCGGGCAGAACGGGGAAGATTGGGATGATGCTGTTGCGTATTGTGACAAGCTGGTTCTTGGCGGGATGGAAGCGTGGAGGCTGCCGACATTCAAAGAGCTTTTCTCCATTGTCGACTACAGCCGTGTCAACCCTGCGATCAACCCTGTTTTCAGTTTTGTGAAGGAGGAGACCTACTGGACCTCGACCGACTTCGCTCCCAATGTTTCACGTGCCTGGACGATCGATTTTCGTACAGGGAAGAGTTTCTACAGTTACAAGAGTACCAACCATGCAGTGCGCTGTGTGAAGGACATTCCCGCAAAAGTTGAAAAGGAGAACAAATGA
- a CDS encoding REP-associated tyrosine transposase, with product MEYRRIFADGHSYFLTLVTHERKPILIDNIEHLRYAFGYSKKNYDYTIDAIVVLPDHIHMIITPKIAKAYPKIISNIKRAFVYRTVGRGLRTPTINDAKIDLSPSKYRRSHAGIWQERYYEHTIRNEKDLFEKMEYIRYNPVKHGLVENMEDWEYSSFT from the coding sequence ATGGGCATAGCTATTTTTTAACACTGGTCACCCATGAACGAAAACCGATTCTTATAGATAATATCGAGCATCTGCGTTATGCATTTGGGTACAGCAAAAAAAACTATGACTACACCATAGATGCCATTGTGGTATTGCCTGACCATATACATATGATCATCACCCCGAAAATTGCCAAAGCGTACCCCAAGATCATCAGCAATATCAAAAGAGCCTTTGTATACAGGACCGTAGGTCGGGGTCTCCGTACCCCGACGATCAATGACGCAAAAATAGATCTAAGCCCTTCAAAATACAGACGAAGCCATGCAGGAATCTGGCAGGAACGCTATTATGAACATACCATACGAAATGAAAAAGATCTGTTTGAGAAAATGGAATATATAAGATATAACCCCGTAAAACATGGTTTGGTAGAGAATATGGAGGATTGGGAATATTCATCATTCACGTAG